The DNA segment ACGCCCGCGAGCTCCTTCTTCTTCGCCGCCTCCTCCTCCTTCTTGAGCAGGAGCAGACGGGTCTGGAGGACCCGCATGGCCGCGGCGCGGTTCTGGATCTGCGACTTCTCGTTCTGCATCGACACGACGATGCCGGTCGGGATGTGCGTGAGGCGCACGGCCGAGTCGGTCGTGTTGACCGACTGCCCGCCGGGGCCCGAGGAGCGGAACACGTCGACGCGGATGTCGTTCTCGGGGATGTCGACCTCGACGGCCTCCTCCATCACCGGGATGACCTCGACCGCGGCGAAGCTCGTCTGCCGCTTGTCGGCGGAGCCGAACGGGCTGATGCGCGCGAGGCGGTGCGTGCCCGCCTCGACCGAGAGCGTGCCGTAGGCGTACGGCACGTCGATCTCGAACGTGGCCGACTTGATGCCCGCGCCCTCGGCGTAGGAGGTGTCCATGACCTTGACCGGGTACTTGTGGCGCTCCGCCCAGCGCAGGTACATGCGCATGAGCATCTCGGCGAAGTCGGTCGCGTCGTCGCCGCCGGCGCCCGAGCGGATGGTGACGACCGCGCCGCGGCCGTCGTACTCGCCGTCGAGCAGGGTCTGCACCTCGAGCTGGCCGACGACCTCGGTGAGCGCCGCGAGCTCCTGCCGGGCCTCCTCTGCCGAGTCGGCGTCGTCCATCTCGAGGGCGAGCTCGACGAGCACATCGAGGTCGTCGAGGCGTTGCTCGAGGTCGGTGACGCGCTTGAGCTCGGTCTGCCGGTGGCTGAGCGCCGACGTGACCTTCTGCGCGTGGTCCACGTCGTCCCAGAGGTCGGGTGCTCCGGCCTCCTCGGAGAGGCGGGCGATGTCGGCCCGGAGGGCATCGACGTCGACGACGGCACGGATGTCGCTGAAGGTGGATCGCAGCGCGGCGATCTCCTGCGAGAGGTCAAGATCCAACATGGCCCACTCAGCCTAGTGGCCTCGGCCGGGAGCGTAACATCGTGCCCGATGCCTTCCGTCGCCGCGCACCACCCGTTCTCGTGGCGCTCGATCATCCTCCCCGCGTACCTGCCGACGCTGCTGTTCTCGCTCGGCGAGGGCGCCCTCGTGCCCGTCATCCCGGTCGTCGCGACCGACCGCGGCGCATCGCTCGCACTCGCCGGGCTCATCGCGGCGATGCTCATGGTCGGCAACCTCGTCGGCGACCTCCCCGCCGGATGGCTCGTGGCGCGCATCGGCGAACGCGCGGCGATGATCGCGGCGTCGGCACTCGCCTCGGCGGGAACGCTGCTCGCCCTGGTCGTCCCGACGACGACCGCGCTCGCGATCGGGGTGTTCCTGCTCGGCCTGGCCACCGCCGTGTTCGGCCTGGCGCGGCACGCGTTCCTCACGAGCTACGTGCCGCCGCGGGTGCGCGCCCGCGCACTGTCGACCCTCGCCGGGGTGTTCCGCGGCGGGTGGGCGATCGGGCCCTTCGCCGCGGCCGCCATCATCGCCTGGACCGGCTCCGCGACCGCGGTGTTCTGGGTCCTGGTCGCCGCGTGCGCCGCCGTCGTGGCGGTCCTGCTCGTCCTGCCCGACCCCGAGCGCGTGTTCGGTGCTGCCGCGCGGGCGCGCGCCGAGGTCGCGGCCGGACCGGCCGCCGGCACCGACGGATCGGTCGCCGACCGGGCCCGAGCGGATGCCGCCGGCGGCATCCGCCACACCATCGTCGCGTACCGCGCGGTGCTCGCCCGCGTCGGCACCGGAGTGGGCCTGCTGGCCGCGCTCCGCGCGAGCCGGACCGTGATCATCCCGCTGTGGGCGGTCTCGCTCGGCATGCGGCCGGATGCCGCGGCGCTCGTGATCGGCATCGCCGCCGCGGTCGACTTCACCCTGTTCTACGTCAGCGGGCACGTCATGGACCGCCACGGCCGGCTCTGGAGCGCCATCCCCGGACTCGTGGGGCTCTCGGTCGGCCACCTCGTGCTCGCGGTCACGCACGACGTCCCCGGTGCGATCGCGTGGTTCACGGGCATCACCATGCTCCTCGGGGTGGCGAACGGCCTCTCCTCGGGCGTCATCCTCACGCTCGGCGCCGACCTCGCGCCCTCCGCGCATCCCGCCCCGTTCCTCGGGGCGTTCCGCACCATCGCCGACGCCGGCGGCGCGGCCGCGCCGCTCGCGATCGCGGGCCTCACCTCGGCCCTCTCGCTCATGGCGGCTGCCGCCGCGATGGGCGTCGTCGGCCTCATCGGCGCGGGCATGCTGTGGCGCTGGATCCCGCGGTACGTGCCGCGCTCGCCGCGGCATCCGTCGCCCGAACCGCCGCCCGAACCCGACGCCGCCTGGACCCCCACCGCCGACACCTGACCCACCGCCGTCGTGCCGCCGACGTGGCGCCCGGTGGCCCTGCGCGAGCGTCCGCGTGCGGAATCGATGAATCCTCGACTCGGCTCTTGACAGCAGGCGACGCGCACGGCCAAGGTGGCCCGTAGGGTCCGCAGGCGCCAGAAGCGTGGCGAGCTTGGTACGCACAACGTCGTCGTCACCAATCCCCTCTGGCCGGAAGACGGACCGGAGGGGTCGTCATGACTGGAAACCGTTCCACCCGAACCCGGATCGCCCTCGGAACCGCTGCGGCCGCGGTCGTCGCAGCGATGCTGAGTCCCATCGGCGCCAATGCCGCCGAGGACGACGTCGGAGCGCTCGACATGTACACGGCGGAGGTCAGCGCCGACCAGGCCGCCGACCTGGCGAACTCCGGACTCGACATCGCCGCCACGCGGGCCTCGGGCAAGGGTGTGGCGCTGGATCTCATCCTCACCGAGAGCGAGGCCGAGGGACTCGCCGAGCGCGGTGTCGCCGTGAAGGTCAAGAAGAACAAGGACGGCAAGTCCGCCAAGCAGATGGCGCAGGAGCAGTCGGCCCACGGGTTCGACGTCTGGCGCTCGTTCGACGAGCCGGGCGGCATCCGCGACGAACTCTACCGACTCGCGAAGCAGAACCCGCAACTCGTCAAGCTCGTCGTGCTCGGCCACACCTACGAAGGCCGCGAGATCATCGCGCTCAAGCTCACGCAGGGCGCGAGGGGCCAGCAGGACGGGTCGCGGCCGGCGGTGCTCTACAGCTCGACCCAGCACGCGCGCGAATGGATCTCGACCGAGACCAACCGGCGGCTGCTGAACTGGTACATCGACGCGTGGCGCGCGAACGACAAGGAGGTCAAGAACCTCCTGAAGTCGACCGAGCTCTGGTTCCTCGTGGTGGCCAACCCCGACGGCTACCAGTACACGTTCGATGAGGAACGGCTCTGGCGGAAGAACCTCAGGGACAACGACGGCGACGGCGTCATCACCGGCGCCGACGGCGTCGACCCGAACCGCAACTATCCCGAGCACTTCGCCTACGACGAGGAGGGGTCGTCGTCGCAGATCTCGAGCGCCACCTACCGCGGCCCGTCCGGGGGGTCGGAGCCCGAGACGCAGGCGATGATGGCGCTCCTCGAACGGGCGAATCCGGAGTTCCAGGTCAACTGGCACTCGTTCGGCGAGTACCTCCTCTACCCCGAGGGGTGGCAGGTCGGAACACCCAGCGCGGACGACCCGATCTACTACGCCCTGTCGGGCAACCTCGACACCCCCGCGATCGACGGCTACGAGCCGGGCCTGTCCTCCGACGTGCTGTACGTGACGAACGGTGAGACGACCGACTACGCGCACGTGGAGCACGGAACGCTCGCGTGGACGCCCGAGCTGAGCGACGGCGACAGCGGAGGCGGATTCGTCTTCCCCGACGACGAGGCGCTCGTGCAGGCCGAGTTCGAGCGCGTCCTGCCGTTCTCGACGGATGTCGCGAAGTCGGCGG comes from the Agromyces marinus genome and includes:
- the prfB gene encoding peptide chain release factor 2, which produces MLDLDLSQEIAALRSTFSDIRAVVDVDALRADIARLSEEAGAPDLWDDVDHAQKVTSALSHRQTELKRVTDLEQRLDDLDVLVELALEMDDADSAEEARQELAALTEVVGQLEVQTLLDGEYDGRGAVVTIRSGAGGDDATDFAEMLMRMYLRWAERHKYPVKVMDTSYAEGAGIKSATFEIDVPYAYGTLSVEAGTHRLARISPFGSADKRQTSFAAVEVIPVMEEAVEVDIPENDIRVDVFRSSGPGGQSVNTTDSAVRLTHIPTGIVVSMQNEKSQIQNRAAAMRVLQTRLLLLKKEEEAAKKKELAGVITASWGDQMRSYFLYGQQLVKDLRTGYEVGNPATVFDGDLDGLIAAGIKWRKQKHDD
- a CDS encoding MFS transporter — protein: MPSVAAHHPFSWRSIILPAYLPTLLFSLGEGALVPVIPVVATDRGASLALAGLIAAMLMVGNLVGDLPAGWLVARIGERAAMIAASALASAGTLLALVVPTTTALAIGVFLLGLATAVFGLARHAFLTSYVPPRVRARALSTLAGVFRGGWAIGPFAAAAIIAWTGSATAVFWVLVAACAAVVAVLLVLPDPERVFGAAARARAEVAAGPAAGTDGSVADRARADAAGGIRHTIVAYRAVLARVGTGVGLLAALRASRTVIIPLWAVSLGMRPDAAALVIGIAAAVDFTLFYVSGHVMDRHGRLWSAIPGLVGLSVGHLVLAVTHDVPGAIAWFTGITMLLGVANGLSSGVILTLGADLAPSAHPAPFLGAFRTIADAGGAAAPLAIAGLTSALSLMAAAAAMGVVGLIGAGMLWRWIPRYVPRSPRHPSPEPPPEPDAAWTPTADT